From a single Mobula birostris isolate sMobBir1 chromosome 13, sMobBir1.hap1, whole genome shotgun sequence genomic region:
- the LOC140207673 gene encoding uncharacterized protein — MAHQSVHTGEWTFSCLDCGKRFTCSSKLKVHQRVHAGERTFTCLVCGEGFTQSSNLQSHQRVHTGEKSFTCKDCGKRFTKSSTLLAHQSVHTGEWPFTCSECGKGCTQSSDLLVHQRVHTGERPFTCSDCGKGFTQSSHLLAHQSVHTGERPFTCSECGKGCTQSSDLLVHQRVHTGERPFTCSDCGKRFSHSSNLMAHQRVHTGERLFTCSVCGKRFTRSSNLMVHQRVHTGDRPFTCSDCGKGFARASHLLTHQSVHTGERLFTCSDCGKAFTHSSNLQRHQRVHTGERPFTCSDCGKGFTRASHLLRHQSVHTGERPFTRSECGRGFIQSSELLAHQSVHTG, encoded by the coding sequence atggctcaccagtcagttcacaccggggagtggacGTTCTcttgcttggactgtgggaagagattcacttgctcatctaaactgaaggtgcatcagagaGTTCACGCTGGAGAGAGGACGTTCACCTGCTTagtctgtggggagggattcactcagtcatccaacctacagagtcaccaacgagttcacactggggagaagtcaTTCACCTGCAAAGACTGTGGAAAGAGATTCACTAAGTCATCCAccctattggcacaccagtcagttcacactggggagtggccattcacctgctcagaatgtgggaaaggatgcactcagtcatctgatctgctggtacaccagcgagttcatactggggagaggccattcacctgctcagactgtgggaagggattcactcagtcatctcacctactggcacaccagtcagttcacactggggagaggccattcacctgctcagaatgtgggaaaggatgcactcagtcatctgatctgctggtgcaccagcgagttcatactggggagaggccattcacctgctcagactgtgggaaaagattcagtcATTCATCCAACCTAATggcgcaccagcgagttcacactggggagaggctgtttacctgctcagtctgtgggaagagattcactcggtcatccaacctaatggtgcaccagcgagttcacactggagacaggcctttcacctgctcagactgtggaaagggattcgcTCGGGCATCTCActtactgacacaccagtcagttcacactggggagaggctattcacttgctcagactgtgggaaggcattcacacattcatccaacctacagagacaccagcgagttcacactggagagaggccattcacctgctcagactgtgggaagggattcactcgggcatctcacctactgagacaccagtcagttcacactggggagaggccgttcacccgctcagaatgtgggagaggattcattcagtcatccgaactattggcacaccagtcagttcacactgggtag